TGTTAACAAAATTATAAGACAGTGAGGTAATCAGATTTGCCACTTAGAAAGCTTCAAGGAGGATGGATTGGGTTGGGATAACCCACAAACATTTACTTTTAACATGGAcagtagaaaataataaaaggatgtagaaaaaatatgagaaaaagatCATGACATTTATTAGATAAAATCTAACATTAGCATTTACAGAGCTCATTTAAACTTGTTTCTCTCATAAAATAAGTATTGTGTCTGCCCCTGAAAGGTACTTTGTAGCTGTTTATTATGAGGGAAGGTAGAGACAGAGCTTATTTTAATAGCATCCCTAGTGGTTGCCTTATGATCAGTAAGGCCTCATTTGCAATTTGAGCGATCTAATTACTTGAGGAGTgtgttttaaagagagaaaacctAATTTGCGGGCTGCATTCCTTAAAGTTCTAATTCGATAGATCTGAGACAGGTTTCAGGAGTGTACATGTATAACGAGACCCCGGGTGATTCTGCTAGCGGTAGAAAACTTGTTTTGAACTCACTTCTGAAGTTTGTTTTAAAGCTTGTGTGAGTTTGCGTttgatgaagaaaaaggagaaaggtaaTATTCAAACAACTGCATCTAAGTGTTCAAACTTTCCTCCATTCAACATCACACCGATGTCCACAGTCCTgtcaatacatttttgttttagccaCTTGGCTTGGTCAGTGTTTGAAGCAAATGTTTTGACTACTAATGGCCCCTACAATGGCTTTTTGAGGCCAAGGGTAGAATAAACGAAGAACATGGCTATTACTCCAACTGTAATACAATCCCGACTGCAGAAAAAAGCGCCAGGCCCAAATGTCCCAAGATGTGACTGAATGCCTCGGGGATaatatgtatttcatttctttttcttttttttccagtttttcataGGCTTGCTTTTGATCCTGCTCCTGCAGGTGGCGGCAGGTGTCTTAGGAGCTACTTTCAAATCTGAGGTACGTACACATGACATTTAATAATTTTGGAAAAGTCTGAAGAATCACAATACTACCTTCCGGCATGAATAATTTAACAGTGCTTTTCAATTTTCAGTCCGAGCGTGTTCTGAACGAGACTCTCtatgaaaatataaagcttttaaGTGGTGCGGATAAGGAAGCAGAAGCATTCCAGAAAGCCCTGATTAAATTTCAAGAAGAGGTAATTAGAATTTGTACGTCATTTGGGGAGTTGGGCGTGGGTTTTATGTTGAGTTAATTTCGAACAGGAGTATTCCTTCACCTAAAAACGTGTCTCCATTTTGCACATTTTGACTGATTATCCTGTCACTGTGCGATAAGAAAAATCCAAGAATATTTCTAACTTTGTTTCCAACTTCTTAGGAAGTTCTGAAGCAGTTTAGAAGGACAGAGACTAAGAAGAACATTTATGACCAAAAGCCTCAGTTGGACCAAATCAATAGTTGTTTCCTGTTTACCAGTTAGCAGGATAGTGTAGGGCATTtggaaagtctctctctctctctctgcctccatgtCTGTCCCCTCTgtcataaaaataattacagcTATCATTTTATTCCTACTGAATATGTACTAGGCCTTACATGCAGtagctcatttaatttttacgACAACTCTTTGAGATGGATCGTATTATCTTTATTATCCCTCCTTTAGAGATAAGGAGGTTAGGTCTTGGAGAGGTCTGACGGCTAATGAGTAATGAGattggaatttgaacccaggtgtcTGACgttattttttttgtaattggtATACCAGCCCCTCTCTTATTCCTTATTGAAGCTGCTTGTCTGTCTTTAGGGTAAAAGTCAACAGCAAAAGTCAAATCTTTAGTCAAAGTCAAGAGGCAGGCATCGAAGATATTATACTCTCTGGCTCTTACCTAATATTCTAATATTAGTAAACACTACGCCAtaaagattaaacaaacaaaaaacaaaacaaagcaaaaccctcCACTCTAGGCCAGTCAGGTTCGTTCACTCAGGATCCTTTAAACaattctgccttcctcccttggCATCATTCCCTAACGTGGAAAATACtaatacttctctctctcttcccaaatACTACGTGTACTTCAAGGCTTGACTAAAATATTACTTACTCTGTGAAACTCCTAATCACTCCTTCTTTATTCAGAATTCCCATCGTATTAACTACATGTAGCATTCAGTTCACATGTTAAGGAAATTCTCAGAATCTTAGAGGACAGCTGGACGTTGTAGGGCATTCAACTTGACTTCTCGGTGATTGaagtattttgtatttctgtccATCCACTCTCTGAACATTGAAGAATTGGAAGTTCATCAGTTTTTGCCCATCCCATCTCATTTATATCTAAGTCTGATGATTAGTATGTTCTTTCTTAATTTGAAACAAAACCTGCCTCCCTAGGATTTACATTATTTAGTCCTGGTTCTTCCTTCTGGAGtgttagaggaaaaagaaaatctactgATGCTTCTGCACATTGCAACTTTTGACAATGGCTATCGTATGATTTCTAAAAGCTTTGCTTTTTAAGTTGAAACATCCTTAGTTTCTTGAACTATTTatcagatgactttttttttccagagcatTCCCCAGTTCCTATTTGAATAGACTCCAGCTTGTAAAAATTCTGCTTAAAGCATCATTTCCAAGAGCTGAAACCTGATAGGAGTCAGTCTCTGTTTCACTTCCTCTGTGGTGTGCTTTCCCCAGCTTCCCCAATAGCTGCATTTCTTgatcctctcccctccagcatccTACTCTGGAGCCCAGATCAATCCAGGTTTAAAGCAGGAAGAATTTAAGCAACTCAGTTCTTCCCCTGGGTGGGACTGAGCATCCTCCATCCTCCCCGGTGGTTGACCTAAGACAAAATGTACTATAGGTGACCACTGGATCTCTGGATTGTGTCCTGAATCATACTTGCTACACATTGTCCCTGATATCCAAGGTCTCAGTACCAACCACGGGGTTCTAAATGTTCTGTTTGTTGTAGCACAGTTCTGAATTACTTCCATTCTTGTACACTAACACTATACCTGGAGCTTCCTATGTTCATAGAACTATAGTTCTTTTTTAATGTCCATTTtaagttccttccttccttccttccttccttccttccttccttccttccttccttccctttcttcctttcttccaatgTGCGGGATCAGAGTGCGAGTGGCAGGTGGGGCGGGGCACGGGGCTCAGTTCTACCGAGCTGAACCCTGTGCAGTGAGAAAGCATCCCATATTACATCCGCTCCTGTTGATCTGCTTTGTgcagctctctccctccctccctccctccctccctccgtcctcTCTGCACCAGGGCTTTTCCTTTTCAGTAACggtttttttggaaaaaaaaatcctacaccAAACTCTGGCTAGATGACTTGGGGCCCCACCACACACGGACAGAAGTTGTATTTACAAAGTGGTTTTCTCTTTGGATTTCAGAGAATTCCCTCCCCCTGAATTCTCTGCTAACATACTAGTGGAATGTGCTCCTCTTGGGTTCTTGGTGATGACTCTTGGTCTAGACATTGTTGTATTATTCACTGTGCAGTGCCTTGTTCATCCAGCTGTGATAACACTTTAACAAATCCTGACCAGCTTCTTCCTCAACTTCTCTCACATCTGATGTGGTGACCAGATACCATACCAAGTTGAGCCTTTCTACCTCCTACCGTGTCTTCTGTTTCTAGGCCTCCCTAAGGAATCCTGAGGTATATTGTGTTCCCAATATGGAGTGGTCTGTGAGTGCATATaatgggactttttaaaaaaatctggctGTCTAGATCATTTAATGTTGAATTCAAGATTATTTAATCAGAAAGCATGAGCAATTAATCATGTCTACCATGGAAACAGGAAAGGAACTTATTTCAAGATTGCCCTCTTTGCTCATATTGATTGACCTTGGGACCAACTGAAATCTTTCACTCGTTGTCATATGAATGTCTGCTGAGTCATATGATTTGTGCAATTAAGGCTTTGAGCCAAAGTGCAAGACTTTATATCTGCTTCCAGTGAACTTGTTGGTTTGAGTCCATTGTTTGAACTAACTTTGGAACTTGCTTCCATTCCCCAAAGTGTTAATCATCACTGCCAGCTCTGTATCAACTACAGAGTTGAAAAGgtactttccaaatatttatctAAATTATTCATATCAGGGTTGAGCAGAGTATAATGGAAGTGGCAACGGCCAccacaaaataacaacaacagtagCTAACACACACTGAGTACTTTCTACAAACCAGGCACAGGGCTAAGCACTTCATATCTTCACAggaattttcccatttgtttcttTACAACAAATCTACGACTTACATGTACTACGAGCAACTactattatctgcattttacagatgaagagactgtggcacagagaggttaagtaatggGGGTAACGTGGTCACCCAGCCAGTAAGTGAAAGTTTTCTCAATATCCTGGCATTATAATGCATCTGAGCCTAGAAAACCACGTAGTCTTGGTTCAATTTTCTTCAGCAatttttctctaccttttcttCATGAAGAATTGTCTTTGTAATAGACTAAATACTACTACGGTTACTTCTCTCTTTCACCTAATCATATACCATATACCCTGAGTCATTGGGTTTAttgcttccttgtttttcttcccaaaacATGACCACAGATTCCCAAAGTGTTTCCCCGCGTTTCAGTATATTCTGGGCCTTCCTTGACGTTATCTTAAGAGTTTCACCCTTCATTTGCATCCCTTCCCCATTTGGCGGATGTCCATGTAAAATTCAGCCTCACGGGAGGCTCGCCAAGCATCTTCTTTGGCCTATGAGAGGCCTCTcactcttttcctcctctcctccaaaCATGATCAAAGATCATGAGATGGCAGTTTCATCTTTTAAAACCTCTCATGTCTTTTGCAGAAAAGTTCTTTAAAGAGACCTTGATTTTCTCATGAACTCTTTGGAAGCTTCTTTCCCAAAGTCTAGGATATAAACATCTGATTCTGCCCCtctcttttgtcatttaaaactAGGGgagtttttcatcttttctccaaCTTCCACGGACTTGTGCATCCGCAACCCAATTTTTCCTTCATTAATATTAAGACCAAAATGGAAGATTCCTTCATTTTTGCTTCTACATCCAGAGAAGTTGGTGAGGTGATTTACATGACATTTTAGTAtaggaaacattttaataataatttcagaaaaatagggTTCAATgtattgacaattttttttttttatcttagttGGTGATTGTTTTTTACATCTACTTTTCATTAAACAGTTTAAATGCTGTGGTTTGGTCAATGGAGCTGCTGACTGGGGAAATAATTTTCAAGAGAATTATAAGTCATGTGAATGTTCAAGTTCATCAGATGCTTGTGTGACGTATGAAGGCAAACAGGTTTACGAACAGGTGAGAACAAATCAAATTTGACATAGTAAtttgttctgttaatttttttccacagtgagtctctacaaaaaaaattaaattgcaagCAGTTACAATGGGAATAACAATATAAAAGTCCCAGGaatttcccaaataaaaaataaatcctgcttaaagataaaagcagatataaaaaagtgaaagtatttcattttttttctatgagtcTGATATCCTATAAAGTCAACATTAATAGATCAAAGAAACATTCCActgcagggagaaggaaagaacaagCTAACCGATGAAAGTTATCTCATCCTCATTAATAACGATTTATGACTTTAATCAttattcttctctattttttctattttaacataAAGCCTAGAAATCTATGCTTTCACTTTAGTTTGCAAAGTAGAGATTGCTTTTTCTTATCAAAGGTTCCTTTTCTCAAATAATCGCATAGGTATAAAGACTCGTCCTTTAGGGGTTTGACTCTGGATGTTAAGTGTATCAATCAATTTGCCTAATTATTGCTCCAGTTGAGAAGTTGCCTCAGACATTTAAAGTCAATTGAAAAAGCTGGGTTTGTCTTTAAGTGCTGTAGATGTCATATTTACGTCACTTGTAGATGTCAATATGTGAAtgttatatttcttattattgctTAATTCATCAAATATGATTGACCACCTTCTATGGGCCAGGCCTTTTACCAGCCACTGGAAATCCATTCCTGACAGGCACAATGTCTGCACGTATGGAACTGATGCTTAAataatgaagagagagagaaaactaggCAACTTCATTTCAACGAATTATTGGTCTTTCTTAGATAGGGACAGGCACAAGGTATTATGGGTCCCTATCTAACACAGTCTTCAGGGTTCAAGGATATAATATCTGTCCCTTATGACAGGGCTTTACATAAATTGTTCCTTCTGCTTGGGAGGAATACATAGGAAAATTATAATTagtattaatgtttttatttattaataattaattaactaattaattatttGCTACCCATTATGTATCAGACAGGCCCTTGCTAAAATCACACATACTTCTGGACCCTCAAGGAGATTATAATCTAGTTGGGAAAAAGATGCATGAAAGCTATTATAATTCAATGAATTAATTTCTGTAAGATCTGAAGATGATTTTCATTTTGGCATTGGTATAGTAATGGCTACTGAGGTTAATTATTTGGTAGGAAATAGAAAGTACCTGGGGGGAAAtttctctcctgctggctgtcacACCCCTTTTGCTAATCTCGTCAAAAATCAGGACACTCTGTTCTAAAGGGGAGTTGCTGTTACTAGGACTTAACATAATTCATGGGGAGAAGTTATTCCAACTGGACTACAGAACAACCATGCTTTTTATTGTCAAAGTAGTATCACTAAACAGTTTTACTCTGACTTTTTTATATTCCTTCCGACCTAGCTTAGTGATGTGATATCTGCGAGGAAGAGGGGAAATAAATATGCCGTAAATGAGTGCAGCTACCACTTAGGATGGTGAGAACGTTAGTAAATTCAGGTGCAGATTGTTATCTGTTGCCTGTTAGAGATTCAATTCGAAGATGTTTTTCCacaggatagattttttttttatcctaaaaaGTAATAGACATTCCCTCCAAATTCACACATAATTCAGCAGAAGATAGGCTGATAGCTGCACCAGTTTCCCAAAAGGAGGGtcataaattcataaaatacttCCATCTGCCTTGTGTCATTTGCAAGAAGtctggaaaaataagaaatctggAATGGCCataattcacatttctttttttttcccccctccctcttgccAAGATAACCTGGTTATCTgcaggggaaagggggagaaaactCCTCAAATATAATGAATGTGACTCAGTAGATAAGATCATTAATCTCATAGTTAACTCTAAATGACATAATAATTTACTCTAATGTTTACCACTTTGGATCTGATGTGAATGGAGAAACCTATTACATTCAAGAACGAGAAGGAAAAGACTGTGACTCAGCCTTATggagaacttttattttattaacaatagCAGTATTTTGTTAGCCCTCTGTGCATATAAGACTACCACAGGGATGATATATTTTCTGGCCATACAGATAATACCACTATTACATTGTgtagtatttttccattttgaaaattatcCATATAATTTACAATTGTTGGAAATTTTAGGTCTGGTCTGAAATGTTATAAGCTTGAAATTGCAGGCTAGTTTGACTATATTTCAACAAATGTGGCAGAGAGGCTGCTttctaaattctcatttttatctgAAGTAAAGACAAAATAGTGGACgtggtaatttttttcctttttaaagtaaaaataaccctgatataaattattaaaggattttttttaaaaaccttgttttaaaaatgaaaatttgtgcTACAGTTAGCTCAAACCCCAACCAGGAAACTCTCTGCTGCAGATCACAAACCTAAAAAGTACACAAAGTGATATAGCAGCTCGAAAATGAATAATTGAAAGTTAGGATAAAATTCTTACTTATACCTAAAGATCCCTAGATTCAGCAATGAGATGGAGCAAAATTTTACTTCTCGGTGCTTTCTAACATACGAACAAACCACAGATAACACCCTGTTGGAGCAGGGAGGAGCGTGGTGTGGCGGAATGGCAGAGTGGAATAATCCAGTTCCTTTTCGTTGACTCTGTTCCTCCGTAGCAATGTAAAAAGTCAATGGGGGAAAGAAGTCTTAATTAAAATAAGGTCAGAATTTGGATTAAAGGTgactttttatgttttgtttcttttaacagCCATGTATTTCTTTCATAAAAGAAGCAGTTGCAAAACATTTTCTCATAGTTATTGGAGTAGCATTTGGACTGGTGGTCATTGAGGTACAGTATAACCTTGACTCTTCATTCAT
This Ursus arctos isolate Adak ecotype North America unplaced genomic scaffold, UrsArc2.0 scaffold_21, whole genome shotgun sequence DNA region includes the following protein-coding sequences:
- the TSPAN8 gene encoding tetraspanin-8, whose product is MAGVSGCLKYSMFIFNFLFWLCGILILGAAIWVRVSKDGQEILNSGDSVTSSYVSVNILIAVGSVIMILGFLGCCGAVRESRCMLLLFFIGLLLILLLQVAAGVLGATFKSESERVLNETLYENIKLLSGADKEAEAFQKALIKFQEEFKCCGLVNGAADWGNNFQENYKSCECSSSSDACVTYEGKQVYEQPCISFIKEAVAKHFLIVIGVAFGLVVIEILGLVFSMVLYCQIGSK